A single genomic interval of Sulfoacidibacillus ferrooxidans harbors:
- a CDS encoding SDR family oxidoreductase, with protein MHVHELFDLTGKTAIVTGGGRGLGEQIAIGFAEAGANVVLCSRKVEACQQVATHLQEYGVQTLALSCDIANPDDVQHVVTETVAHFGTIDILVNNSGATWGAPVTDMPLDAWKKVMDTNVTGTFLMSQAVGRVMIERKSGGKIINIASVAGLGGVDPRAMDAIGYNTSKGAVITFTKDLAVKWGPHHINVNAIAPGFFPTKMSKALIERGGDLLLAGTPLRRFGSDDDLKGAAVFLASRASDYVTGDVLIVDGGQSAQ; from the coding sequence ATGCACGTTCACGAATTATTTGATTTGACGGGGAAAACTGCGATTGTTACGGGCGGTGGTCGTGGGCTTGGAGAACAAATCGCCATTGGATTTGCGGAGGCTGGTGCGAACGTGGTTTTGTGTTCGCGAAAAGTGGAAGCTTGTCAACAGGTTGCGACGCATTTACAAGAGTATGGCGTGCAAACACTTGCGCTTTCTTGTGATATTGCCAATCCAGATGATGTGCAACATGTTGTTACTGAGACAGTGGCCCATTTTGGAACAATTGATATCCTTGTCAACAATAGTGGTGCGACTTGGGGTGCACCCGTAACAGATATGCCGCTTGACGCATGGAAAAAAGTAATGGATACCAATGTGACAGGTACTTTTTTAATGAGTCAGGCTGTAGGGCGTGTCATGATCGAAAGGAAATCTGGTGGAAAGATCATTAATATTGCTTCTGTCGCTGGGTTAGGCGGCGTTGATCCGCGTGCGATGGATGCCATCGGGTACAACACAAGTAAGGGAGCTGTCATTACTTTCACAAAAGATTTAGCTGTGAAATGGGGGCCGCATCATATCAATGTTAACGCGATCGCTCCAGGTTTTTTCCCAACGAAGATGTCGAAAGCCTTGATTGAGCGTGGAGGAGATCTATTACTTGCAGGGACTCCATTGCGTCGCTTCGGATCTGATGACGATTTAAAGGGAGCAGCTGTTTTCCTCGCCTCACGTGCTTCAGATTATGTGACGGGAGATGTATTGATCGTTGATGGAGGACAGTCCGCACAGTAA
- a CDS encoding acyl-CoA dehydrogenase family protein yields the protein MDFRLGKEEKMIQRTVREFVKNELIPLEQDVLRNERLGLPGLSLEQEKSLAQKAKRLGFWGINTPEEYGGADLGSLATAITMMELGRTFVPFSFGGYADNILYSCNEEQKKRYLLPTIEGTRRSCFALTEPGAGSDAGSIRATAKRTGDEWVINGEKIFITNGNEADFAMVFAVTDKEKGSHGGITCFLVDREMGWRSERVHTMGEWDPAALVFEDVHVPHENILGEEGRGFDLAMRWIGTARWVIPARAIGAAERLLGMGIEYANQRVTFGKPIAERQAIQWMIADSAVEIDATKWITLKAAWMADEGLDNRHQASLSKLYGANMANQVVDRVLQIHGGMGYTKELPIERWYREMRLFRIFDGTDEIQRMIIARNLLKGHVKIDEYLE from the coding sequence ATGGATTTTCGTTTAGGGAAAGAAGAAAAAATGATTCAGCGAACGGTGCGCGAATTTGTAAAAAATGAGTTAATTCCACTTGAACAAGATGTGTTGCGCAACGAACGTCTTGGGTTGCCAGGATTATCACTGGAGCAAGAGAAGTCACTTGCACAAAAGGCCAAACGTTTAGGCTTCTGGGGAATCAATACACCAGAGGAGTATGGTGGTGCAGATCTCGGATCACTAGCTACAGCGATTACCATGATGGAGCTTGGACGGACATTTGTTCCTTTTTCATTTGGCGGATATGCCGATAATATTTTGTATTCATGCAATGAGGAGCAAAAAAAGCGCTATCTATTGCCGACGATTGAGGGAACTCGCCGATCTTGTTTTGCGCTTACAGAACCTGGTGCGGGCTCTGACGCAGGAAGTATTCGCGCGACTGCAAAACGCACTGGCGATGAATGGGTAATCAATGGGGAGAAGATTTTTATTACAAATGGCAATGAGGCAGATTTTGCAATGGTTTTTGCAGTGACAGATAAAGAAAAAGGGTCTCATGGTGGAATTACTTGTTTCCTAGTTGATCGCGAAATGGGATGGCGTTCAGAACGCGTTCATACGATGGGAGAGTGGGATCCTGCTGCCCTTGTCTTTGAAGATGTTCACGTACCACATGAAAATATCTTAGGAGAAGAAGGACGCGGCTTTGATTTGGCCATGCGTTGGATTGGGACGGCGCGTTGGGTCATTCCTGCACGGGCGATCGGCGCTGCAGAAAGGTTACTTGGCATGGGTATCGAATATGCCAATCAGCGAGTTACATTTGGTAAACCAATTGCAGAACGACAAGCGATTCAATGGATGATTGCAGATTCTGCTGTGGAAATTGACGCTACTAAGTGGATTACGTTAAAGGCGGCATGGATGGCTGATGAGGGACTAGACAATCGACATCAAGCTTCGCTATCTAAGCTGTATGGAGCAAACATGGCCAATCAGGTGGTTGATCGCGTTTTACAAATTCATGGTGGAATGGGTTATACGAAGGAATTGCCGATTGAGCGATGGTATCGGGAGATGCGGTTGTTTCGAATCTTTGATGGAACAGATGAGATTCAGCGCATGATTATTGCGCGCAATTTGTTAAAAGGTCATGTGAAAATCGACGAGTATTTAGAGTAG
- a CDS encoding acyl-CoA dehydrogenase family protein yields MDFSYSDKVKRLQEKLNEFMNDYVYPNEQVYDEQVNAHTNRFEAVPPIMEELKAKAKASGLWNLFLPDSEYGAGLTNVEYAPLCEIMGRSLIAPEVFNCNAPDTGNMEVLERYGSPMQKEKWLMPLLAGEIRSCFSMTEPDVASADATNMEATVTRDGDDYIVNGRKWWSSGAGDPRCKVSIFMGKSAMDGPKHLQHSMILVPLDSSGVTIERMLPVFGYDHAPHGHGQIYFDHVRVPATHMIWGEGKGFAIAQGRLGPGRIHHCMRLIGAAERGLELLCARVQERTAFGKKLSEQGVIRDWIAESRMDIEQARLLTLKAAYMMDTIGNKEAKAEIAMIKAVAPRVALAVLDRAIQAFGGAGVSDGVPLAAQWANARTLRFADGPDEVHKEQVARLELRKQAGLGGMY; encoded by the coding sequence TTGGATTTTTCTTATTCCGATAAAGTAAAACGCTTACAGGAAAAGCTGAATGAATTTATGAATGATTACGTATATCCAAATGAGCAGGTGTACGATGAGCAGGTGAATGCTCATACCAATCGATTTGAAGCTGTGCCACCCATTATGGAGGAATTAAAAGCTAAAGCTAAAGCATCGGGATTATGGAATTTATTTTTACCGGATAGTGAATATGGGGCAGGGTTAACGAATGTGGAATATGCTCCACTTTGCGAGATAATGGGTAGATCGTTAATCGCTCCTGAAGTATTCAATTGCAATGCACCTGATACTGGTAACATGGAGGTTCTCGAACGATATGGCTCACCTATGCAAAAAGAAAAGTGGCTTATGCCTTTACTAGCAGGTGAGATCCGTTCTTGTTTTTCGATGACTGAGCCGGATGTAGCATCAGCAGACGCAACCAATATGGAGGCTACGGTTACTCGAGATGGAGACGACTATATCGTTAATGGACGGAAATGGTGGTCTTCAGGAGCGGGAGATCCACGCTGTAAAGTTTCTATTTTCATGGGTAAAAGTGCGATGGATGGGCCCAAACACTTACAACATTCAATGATTTTAGTTCCGCTTGATTCAAGCGGAGTGACTATTGAACGTATGTTACCTGTGTTTGGATATGATCATGCGCCACATGGACACGGGCAAATTTATTTTGATCATGTCCGCGTACCTGCTACACATATGATTTGGGGCGAAGGTAAAGGCTTTGCCATCGCACAGGGGCGCCTTGGACCCGGTCGTATTCATCACTGTATGCGCTTGATTGGTGCTGCTGAGAGAGGGTTGGAACTACTTTGTGCACGGGTACAAGAGCGCACTGCTTTTGGTAAAAAGTTATCTGAACAAGGTGTGATTAGGGATTGGATTGCTGAGTCTCGAATGGATATTGAGCAGGCGAGATTATTGACACTGAAGGCAGCATACATGATGGACACGATAGGCAATAAAGAGGCGAAAGCGGAGATTGCGATGATTAAGGCAGTTGCGCCTCGAGTTGCGCTCGCAGTCTTGGATCGGGCAATACAAGCTTTTGGCGGAGCTGGCGTCAGTGATGGGGTTCCATTGGCTGCGCAGTGGGCAAATGCACGTACATTGCGTTTTGCGGATGGTCCTGATGAGGTTCATAAAGAACAAGTAGCACGTTTGGAATTGCGTAAACAAGCAGGACTAGGTGGCATGTATTAG
- a CDS encoding enoyl-CoA hydratase/isomerase family protein codes for MVNEDLLVHKNGAILELTLNRPDRLNAFSEEMVVGLMEACKEAQRDASIRVVVLSGAGRSFSAGGDVKTMGEASPVQVYEHIGKLNECIVAMRELEKPIIAVVHGFAAGAGFNLALASDLIVASTESRFVLSFAQVGLISDGGGSYFLPRLVGPHVAKELFFLADPLSAQRAYELGIVNRVVPQEQLREEAANLAERLANGPGRAYGMMKRLIDRSFHSTLDGILQDERTVQGVMVTTHDHQEGVAAFIEKRKPHYTGQ; via the coding sequence ATGGTAAATGAAGATTTACTTGTACACAAAAATGGTGCCATTTTAGAGCTTACGCTCAATCGTCCAGATCGACTGAACGCCTTTAGTGAAGAGATGGTGGTGGGCCTTATGGAGGCATGTAAAGAAGCTCAGCGAGATGCGTCCATTCGGGTTGTCGTATTATCTGGTGCGGGCAGGTCTTTTAGTGCAGGTGGTGATGTCAAAACGATGGGGGAAGCATCGCCTGTCCAAGTGTATGAACATATCGGCAAACTAAATGAATGCATTGTGGCTATGCGCGAATTGGAGAAGCCGATTATTGCTGTTGTACACGGATTTGCGGCGGGGGCAGGGTTTAATTTAGCCCTTGCAAGTGATTTAATCGTTGCATCTACTGAGAGTCGTTTTGTGCTAAGTTTTGCTCAAGTTGGTCTAATTTCAGATGGTGGAGGATCTTATTTTTTACCGCGTTTGGTGGGGCCACACGTGGCAAAAGAACTATTTTTCTTGGCTGATCCACTCTCCGCACAACGAGCCTATGAGCTTGGGATTGTCAATCGGGTGGTGCCTCAGGAGCAACTGCGCGAGGAAGCCGCGAATCTTGCAGAGCGATTAGCCAATGGACCAGGGCGTGCTTATGGGATGATGAAGCGTTTAATTGATCGCTCGTTTCATTCGACACTTGATGGGATTTTGCAAGATGAACGGACAGTCCAAGGAGTCATGGTGACGACTCACGATCATCAAGAGGGTGTGGCAGCGTTTATTGAGAAACGAAAACCTCATTATACAGGGCAGTAG
- a CDS encoding phosphotransferase family protein, giving the protein MKDTIPVRGGEELHEERLRDYLQQHIATMPAGDLHIEQFPNGKSNLTYFLRVGEWEAVLRRPPFGPVPPKAHDMQREFTILQTIHPIFPIAPKPYLFSSDESLVGSPFFVMERRRGIVLDTEFPDEMIVTPTLCRQLSETMVDVLVQLHGLDYGHTKLATMSKPDGFMERQVHGWIGRYERAKTSDVTGTERLFQWMINHVPATSEATIIHYDYKLNNAMFSPDMKQMVGLFDWEMTTVGDPLADLGAAMGYWVLRDDPELLKSGLGKPPVTVHEGFMTRREFIEAYAVQSGRDVKHMQFYMTFAYFKLAVIVQQIYFRFKNGQTADNRFAHLDQMVISLMQYALQITEDSTVGGI; this is encoded by the coding sequence ATGAAAGACACGATTCCCGTTCGTGGTGGGGAAGAATTGCATGAAGAGCGACTAAGGGATTATTTGCAACAGCATATTGCAACCATGCCGGCTGGTGATCTGCATATTGAACAGTTTCCAAATGGTAAATCTAATCTCACTTATTTCTTGCGAGTGGGTGAGTGGGAGGCGGTGTTGAGGCGCCCACCTTTTGGACCTGTTCCACCTAAAGCGCATGATATGCAACGAGAATTTACTATTTTGCAAACCATTCATCCGATTTTCCCGATTGCTCCTAAACCCTATCTTTTTTCATCTGATGAATCTCTTGTAGGGAGTCCATTTTTTGTGATGGAACGCAGGCGTGGAATTGTACTTGATACAGAATTTCCTGATGAAATGATTGTGACACCAACCCTTTGTCGGCAACTATCTGAGACGATGGTCGACGTTCTTGTACAACTGCATGGTCTTGATTATGGGCATACGAAGTTAGCGACTATGAGTAAGCCAGATGGCTTTATGGAGCGACAGGTGCACGGGTGGATCGGGCGTTATGAGCGAGCTAAGACTTCAGATGTGACTGGTACGGAGCGACTGTTTCAATGGATGATCAATCATGTCCCTGCGACGTCTGAGGCTACCATTATTCACTATGATTATAAATTAAATAACGCGATGTTTTCTCCTGATATGAAGCAAATGGTAGGTTTATTTGATTGGGAGATGACAACTGTAGGTGATCCATTGGCAGACCTAGGTGCAGCCATGGGATATTGGGTGCTTCGCGATGATCCGGAGTTACTAAAGTCAGGGCTAGGGAAGCCACCGGTTACTGTACACGAAGGATTTATGACCCGCCGTGAATTTATCGAGGCATATGCAGTACAAAGTGGCCGCGATGTAAAACACATGCAATTTTATATGACATTTGCTTATTTTAAGTTAGCTGTTATTGTGCAACAAATCTACTTTCGCTTTAAAAATGGCCAGACAGCAGACAATCGCTTTGCACATCTGGATCAAATGGTCATTAGCTTGATGCAATATGCATTGCAAATAACGGAAGATTCAACAGTTGGAGGGATATGA
- a CDS encoding TetR/AcrR family transcriptional regulator, whose translation MKEKMTEVGIQLFERKGFSETSIQDICDAVGVTKGAFYYYFTSKEELLMDIHLSYINDMLMHQDVILTDVSKDSKAKLYEMVYMLLQSIEQNGASARVFFREMRHLSDERLTEIIPKRNQVRLNVERVLREGIEKGEFQTTLNVTIATFGILGIINWSYQWFNPTGEVPAREVAKVFVNMILQGIEI comes from the coding sequence TTGAAAGAAAAAATGACTGAGGTTGGTATCCAATTATTTGAACGAAAAGGGTTTAGCGAAACTTCGATTCAAGATATTTGCGATGCTGTAGGCGTGACCAAGGGTGCATTCTATTACTATTTTACGAGTAAAGAAGAACTGCTTATGGACATCCATCTGAGCTATATCAACGATATGCTTATGCATCAGGATGTGATTTTAACGGATGTTTCAAAAGACAGTAAAGCAAAACTTTATGAAATGGTCTATATGCTTTTGCAAAGTATTGAACAAAACGGTGCCAGCGCCCGCGTGTTTTTTAGAGAGATGCGTCATTTGAGTGATGAACGATTGACAGAAATCATTCCAAAGCGCAACCAAGTTCGGCTCAATGTTGAACGTGTTCTTCGTGAAGGCATTGAAAAAGGGGAGTTTCAAACAACTTTGAACGTTACCATCGCGACGTTTGGCATCCTTGGTATTATCAATTGGAGTTATCAATGGTTTAATCCAACTGGAGAGGTGCCGGCGCGTGAAGTGGCAAAAGTTTTTGTCAATATGATTTTGCAAGGCATTGAGATCTAG
- a CDS encoding long-chain-fatty-acid--CoA ligase gives MVQQTYGFAVYPESIATEVDIPNWSLPQMLEEVTKEYPLHDALSFYGHTQTFQELSQAVQMFATALQHVGMNKGDRIAIMLPNCPQFVVAYYGILTIGGIVTQLNPMLVERELSHIVDDAGIRMIVTLDALYPRVKAVQKTSVFEKVIVVSLQKSESLIMDELDETFDQFIQSGADCSVMPAKINPAEDVAILQYTGGTTGRSKGAMLTHRNLLANVIQSQEFFKHDTVRGQDRCLTVIPLFHVFGMTSCMNLSIYTAAKMILLPRFDIQEVLQTIQTEKPTIFPGVPTMYVAIVNFPGVEAYGIDTIRICNSGSAPMPVELLRRFEKLTGAQILEGYGLSEASPTTHCNPTFAKRKPGSVGVGIPSTLYKIVDIVARDQEVPVGEMGELAVKGPQVMKGYWNLPKETEETLRDGWLFTGDLARMDEDGYVYIVDRKKDLIIASGYNVYPREVEEVLYEHPAIKEAVVVGATDPYRGETVKAVIVLKEEGAATKQEIETYCKANMAPYKVPKIIEFRTELPKSSVGKILRRVLRDE, from the coding sequence ATGGTACAGCAAACATATGGTTTTGCAGTTTATCCAGAATCTATTGCAACTGAAGTGGATATACCGAACTGGTCGTTACCTCAGATGTTAGAAGAAGTAACGAAAGAATATCCCTTGCACGATGCACTCTCCTTTTATGGTCATACGCAGACATTCCAAGAGTTGTCACAGGCAGTACAGATGTTTGCAACTGCGTTACAACATGTAGGCATGAATAAAGGTGATCGTATTGCTATTATGTTGCCGAATTGTCCTCAATTTGTTGTCGCATACTACGGTATTCTCACGATTGGGGGGATTGTTACTCAACTCAATCCCATGTTAGTTGAGAGGGAACTATCTCATATTGTCGATGATGCAGGGATTCGCATGATCGTGACACTAGATGCGTTGTACCCTAGAGTAAAAGCTGTGCAAAAGACATCTGTATTTGAAAAGGTGATTGTCGTCTCATTACAAAAATCCGAGTCTTTAATCATGGATGAACTAGATGAGACATTTGATCAGTTTATTCAAAGTGGTGCAGACTGTTCAGTCATGCCAGCAAAAATTAATCCTGCAGAGGATGTAGCCATTCTTCAGTATACCGGCGGTACAACAGGGCGTTCTAAAGGGGCTATGCTTACCCATCGCAATCTCTTGGCAAATGTCATTCAATCTCAAGAATTTTTTAAACATGATACCGTACGTGGACAAGACCGTTGTCTAACGGTTATCCCATTATTTCATGTGTTTGGTATGACTTCTTGTATGAATTTGTCCATTTATACAGCTGCTAAAATGATTTTGTTGCCGCGATTTGATATTCAAGAAGTTCTACAGACCATCCAAACAGAAAAGCCGACGATATTTCCTGGTGTCCCAACTATGTATGTAGCTATTGTCAATTTTCCTGGTGTAGAAGCTTATGGAATAGATACCATTCGCATTTGCAATAGTGGAAGTGCACCTATGCCTGTTGAATTATTGCGCAGATTCGAGAAATTAACTGGTGCACAGATTCTGGAAGGATATGGCTTGTCTGAAGCGTCGCCGACAACGCACTGTAATCCCACGTTTGCAAAGCGTAAACCGGGTAGTGTGGGTGTTGGGATACCATCTACGTTATATAAAATTGTGGACATTGTTGCGCGAGATCAAGAAGTCCCAGTTGGAGAGATGGGTGAACTTGCTGTCAAAGGGCCACAAGTGATGAAAGGCTACTGGAATCTCCCTAAGGAGACGGAAGAGACACTTCGCGATGGTTGGTTGTTTACAGGAGATCTTGCTCGCATGGATGAAGATGGATACGTTTATATTGTGGATCGCAAGAAAGATTTGATTATTGCAAGTGGTTACAATGTATACCCACGTGAAGTAGAAGAGGTGCTGTATGAGCACCCAGCCATTAAGGAAGCGGTGGTGGTTGGTGCTACGGATCCCTATCGTGGGGAAACAGTGAAAGCAGTGATTGTACTAAAAGAAGAGGGAGCGGCGACCAAACAAGAGATAGAAACTTATTGCAAGGCCAATATGGCACCATATAAGGTACCAAAAATAATTGAATTCCGCACTGAACTACCAAAAAGTAGTGTGGGGAAAATCTTGCGTCGCGTCTTGCGCGATGAGTGA
- a CDS encoding AMP-binding protein gives MAKGDMGIDDERSLMSEYPDFYSHGKKPIHEVLSQHALTTPQKVALNFYGREMNYGELDHLVNRFAVYLLQLGVKEGDRIALFLHNCPQYMIAHFAVQKIGAIVSPCSPSFKAMELSYQISDMVAKIVITSDTLYPIVTDIQEDSPLQHIIVTHYGDLLPGDPSFHCPDELLQERRATPFAHDFFTAIEQVTDEQVEYTVFPSVALEDVSLLVYTSGSTGRPKGAMLSYGNALFKTAASAMANEVLDGDRILAVMPLCHIAGMLMGMTIPIYTGCKVVLLYRFDPVAVAEAIAEEKCTWWYSTAPMNVAIMQAIPSGRYNWSSLTTNVCTSFGIQLTEDIANRWRAYTSGTPVYEAAYGLSETHTADTYMPRHAIKWGTQGIPIYETEIRIVDLQTGENLPVLQDGEIVVRSPGVFKGYWRNIDATKKTLRDGWVYTGDLGRIDSDGYLTLIGRIKEMMKVSGFSVFPEEVEALLMHHPAIAQVAVIGIPDEKRGEVVKAFVVCKSSKEDQKVVESDIIEWAKENMASYKVPRYVEFREQLPMSSAGKILRRLLIDGAS, from the coding sequence GTGGCAAAAGGAGATATGGGTATTGATGACGAACGATCTTTAATGAGTGAATATCCTGATTTTTATTCACATGGCAAGAAACCAATCCATGAAGTATTGTCACAACATGCGCTTACTACGCCCCAGAAGGTTGCTTTAAATTTTTATGGTCGTGAAATGAATTATGGTGAGCTTGATCATTTGGTGAATCGTTTTGCTGTGTACTTACTCCAATTGGGTGTGAAAGAGGGAGATCGTATAGCCCTTTTTTTGCACAATTGTCCACAATATATGATTGCTCACTTTGCCGTACAAAAAATTGGAGCAATCGTAAGCCCTTGTAGTCCTTCCTTTAAAGCAATGGAACTCTCCTATCAAATATCAGATATGGTGGCGAAGATCGTGATCACTTCTGATACCTTATATCCCATCGTCACAGACATTCAAGAAGACAGTCCATTACAACACATAATTGTTACACATTATGGAGATCTGTTACCTGGTGATCCATCCTTTCATTGCCCAGATGAATTACTGCAAGAGAGGAGGGCGACACCGTTCGCGCACGATTTTTTTACGGCCATTGAACAAGTGACCGATGAGCAAGTTGAATATACTGTATTTCCTTCTGTTGCACTAGAAGATGTTTCGCTGCTTGTGTACACATCTGGTTCAACGGGTCGACCTAAAGGTGCCATGCTCAGTTATGGCAATGCGTTGTTTAAAACAGCAGCTTCTGCCATGGCCAATGAAGTGTTAGATGGAGATCGGATACTTGCAGTCATGCCACTTTGCCATATTGCAGGTATGTTGATGGGTATGACAATACCGATATACACAGGATGTAAGGTGGTGCTACTCTATCGCTTTGATCCAGTCGCAGTTGCGGAAGCAATTGCTGAGGAAAAATGTACATGGTGGTATAGTACAGCTCCGATGAATGTGGCAATTATGCAAGCGATACCATCGGGAAGGTATAACTGGTCATCGCTAACAACTAATGTCTGTACAAGTTTTGGAATTCAGTTGACGGAGGATATTGCGAACCGATGGCGCGCTTATACTTCGGGTACTCCTGTGTATGAAGCGGCCTATGGACTAAGTGAAACACATACTGCAGACACGTATATGCCACGTCATGCGATCAAGTGGGGAACGCAGGGAATCCCGATCTATGAGACGGAGATTCGCATTGTTGATCTGCAAACTGGTGAAAATTTGCCAGTATTACAAGATGGAGAAATTGTGGTGCGTAGTCCAGGCGTATTTAAGGGCTATTGGCGCAATATCGATGCGACAAAGAAAACTCTTCGCGATGGATGGGTATACACAGGTGACCTTGGTCGAATTGATTCTGATGGATATCTTACATTGATAGGACGAATCAAAGAAATGATGAAAGTTTCGGGATTTAGTGTGTTCCCAGAAGAGGTAGAGGCATTATTGATGCATCATCCAGCGATTGCTCAAGTTGCAGTTATTGGTATCCCGGATGAAAAACGGGGTGAAGTGGTCAAAGCATTTGTGGTTTGCAAATCGTCTAAAGAAGATCAAAAAGTAGTTGAAAGCGATATCATCGAATGGGCCAAAGAGAACATGGCTTCTTATAAAGTTCCGCGTTATGTGGAGTTTCGCGAACAATTGCCGATGTCTTCTGCAGGGAAGATACTGAGACGGCTACTGATCGATGGCGCATCATAA